Genomic segment of Salvia splendens isolate huo1 chromosome 12, SspV2, whole genome shotgun sequence:
TGTCGGTAACATCCTCCCCTGGCGCCTCTTGGCTTTAACAGGTAATTTCATTTCCGTGGTCTTTGCAGTAGTCATTAGTCAAGAGAAAACAACATTTACTCCGTGACTTCATTTCAGGAATTATTCCATGCCTTGTACAGCTTATAGGCCTTTTTTTCATTCCAGAGTCTCCAAGATGGCTGGTAAGTTTGTAGAGAATTTTTGTGAAGGTCAGTAAGTCGAGAGGGTGTTGAATCAGTCGTACTTATTTTCTTTACAGGCTAAGATTGGTCGGTGGGATGGGAGCAAAGCATCTTTGGTATGCCTCAGGGGAAAGAATGCCAATATTTTTGACGAAGCAGCAGAAATTAGAGTAACTATTTGATTTTCTATTCTGACTGGTGGATGTATTTAGgtgatttttgttttgttctaaCTATTTGACTTGGATACGTCGTATACATATGCTACCAATCACAGGATCATACAAGAACACCTGAGCAAGTCAAGGACTTTGGATTGGTGGACTTGTTTCAAAGAAAATATGCTCACTCTCTCATAGTAAAGCTTTGTCAATTCCTCTGCTTGAATTTCATAAATTCTGTGACATGAGATTTTTTACTGAAAAATTCCCAATTTACTCAGGTCGGAGTAGGGTTGATGGCACTGCAACAATTTGGAGGGGTTAATGCAATTGCATACTATGCAAGTGCGATATTTTCATCCGCAGGTAAACTAGTGATTTTGTAGTGATTCAGATGACTAAAAGATACACTAATTTTTGGGTTTATTGGCAGGTTTTTCATACAAAGTTGGAACAACTGCGATGGCTATTCTTCAGGTTAGTGGATTCCACAATTCCTTTTTTCTCCATACAGTTTAGGCTCCCACTCCCAGTACTAACAATATATTCCCATTTTCAGATCCCAATGACCATCTTAGGAACTCTCTTAATCGATAAATCTGGAAGACGACCACTGCTACTGGTAACTGTTCATGCGGCTAGTTCTATGTCTTTGTATTTGTTCATCTCTGTAAAGATGCAGAGTCTGATTCTGCAGGTTTCTGCCGCTGGAACTTGCTTGGGCTGCTTTTCTATTGGATTATCATTCTTGTTACAGGTGACACACATACACAAGATTAATTTGCTGCATATTGGTTGAGTAGAGAGTTTAACTTATAGCTTTTTCCCATTTTAGGACTTTAAGCTTTGGGATTTCAGTCCCTTTCTAGCACTTGGTGGCGTCTTGGTAATGCAAGTGCAACGTTACTTGTCGAACTTTTTGCATATCTAAGTTACCATATAGttaaataagatgttaattatgTATCTGATCAGATATTCAAGGGATCATTTGCCTTAGGCATGGGAGCTATTCCTTGGGTCATAATGTCAGAGGTAGACAGTTTAAATCCTCAGACATCCACTAAAGTTGAAAAGTAGTATAGTACTTAATACATCTCATTGCTCTGTTATTTTCAGATATTTCCTATACATGCCAAGGGTTTAGCCGGTAGCCTGGTGAATCTTGTTAACTGGTTCGGTTCTTGGATTGTTACATATTCATTCAACTTCGTAGCACA
This window contains:
- the LOC121758801 gene encoding sugar transporter ERD6-like 5 isoform X1 — encoded protein: MDSVSTTTPLLPEISPEVAAGADNSDSDSATTILVLSTVVAVAGSYVFGSAVGFSSPAQPGIVDDLGLTVAEYSLFGSILTIGAMVGALVSGKIADLLGRKGAMGLAELFTAVGWLAIAFSKNAWWLDIGRVLTGFGIGILSYVVPVYIAEITPKDLRGGFTAANQLLICCGTSITYLVGNILPWRLLALTGIIPCLVQLIGLFFIPESPRWLAKIGRWDGSKASLVCLRGKNANIFDEAAEIRDHTRTPEQVKDFGLVDLFQRKYAHSLIVGVGLMALQQFGGVNAIAYYASAIFSSAGFSYKVGTTAMAILQIPMTILGTLLIDKSGRRPLLLVSAAGTCLGCFSIGLSFLLQDFKLWDFSPFLALGGVLIFKGSFALGMGAIPWVIMSEIFPIHAKGLAGSLVNLVNWFGSWIVTYSFNFVAQWSSAGTFFVFASVCGLTMVFITKLVPETKGRTLEEIQVSIIS
- the LOC121758801 gene encoding sugar transporter ERD6-like 5 isoform X2; amino-acid sequence: MVGALVSGKIADLLGRKGAMGLAELFTAVGWLAIAFSKNAWWLDIGRVLTGFGIGILSYVVPVYIAEITPKDLRGGFTAANQLLICCGTSITYLVGNILPWRLLALTGIIPCLVQLIGLFFIPESPRWLAKIGRWDGSKASLVCLRGKNANIFDEAAEIRDHTRTPEQVKDFGLVDLFQRKYAHSLIVGVGLMALQQFGGVNAIAYYASAIFSSAGFSYKVGTTAMAILQIPMTILGTLLIDKSGRRPLLLVSAAGTCLGCFSIGLSFLLQDFKLWDFSPFLALGGVLIFKGSFALGMGAIPWVIMSEIFPIHAKGLAGSLVNLVNWFGSWIVTYSFNFVAQWSSAGTFFVFASVCGLTMVFITKLVPETKGRTLEEIQVSIIS